The proteins below are encoded in one region of Candidatus Omnitrophota bacterium:
- a CDS encoding biopolymer transporter ExbD codes for MRFTKREQEEPGFQMAPMIDCVFLLLIYFMCVSNFHQLESVESIQLPVADQSRAAEGAEQKVSINIKADGAIIMNQGIYEPEQLANVLSGTGIKQMIVIRADKTVPHSRVLDVLSACAAAGIWDISFATYQEEPKK; via the coding sequence ATGAGATTCACAAAAAGAGAGCAGGAAGAGCCCGGGTTCCAGATGGCGCCGATGATCGACTGCGTATTCCTGTTGCTGATATATTTCATGTGCGTATCCAATTTCCATCAATTGGAATCGGTCGAAAGCATACAATTGCCGGTCGCGGACCAATCCCGGGCCGCTGAAGGAGCGGAACAGAAGGTCTCAATAAATATTAAAGCTGACGGGGCGATAATCATGAACCAGGGTATATACGAGCCCGAACAACTCGCGAACGTATTGTCCGGGACCGGAATAAAACAAATGATAGTAATACGGGCGGATAAGACTGTCCCGCATAGCAGGGTCCTCGATGTTTTGAGCGCCTGCGCCGCGGCCGGGATCTGGGATATATCGTTTGCTACCTATCAGGAAGAGCCAAAAAAATGA
- a CDS encoding MotA/TolQ/ExbB proton channel family protein yields MPRRNAVRIFGFALLSEMVLFAFSAMAEDAAATATPKAMTLWDTWVAGGWCMPPIGLCSVFGVALIIEMFIVLRKSAMMPADYLAAVKTAIKSGDIQGAKNLGALRKGFLANVIQAGLEKSGQELQIIQDSMAMVGVKEATSLQQRIGYLSSIGTISPMLGLLGTVFGMIASFNVIAFQSGLGKPTLLAKGVSEALITTAFGLIVGIPVMAFYFYFRNRANEITTEIEINASEVALMLAGKTKG; encoded by the coding sequence ATGCCACGTAGAAATGCGGTAAGGATTTTCGGTTTTGCATTGTTGTCGGAAATGGTTTTATTCGCGTTTTCCGCGATGGCGGAAGATGCCGCCGCCACGGCTACGCCGAAAGCCATGACATTATGGGATACATGGGTCGCCGGCGGCTGGTGCATGCCCCCGATCGGATTATGTTCGGTCTTCGGGGTGGCCCTGATAATAGAAATGTTCATTGTATTGCGCAAATCCGCAATGATGCCGGCCGATTACCTGGCGGCGGTCAAGACGGCGATAAAGAGCGGGGATATACAGGGGGCAAAAAATTTAGGCGCCCTGAGAAAAGGTTTCCTGGCCAATGTCATCCAGGCAGGGCTCGAAAAAAGCGGCCAGGAATTACAGATCATCCAGGATTCCATGGCGATGGTCGGCGTCAAGGAAGCCACGAGTCTCCAGCAGAGGATAGGCTACCTTTCATCGATAGGCACGATCTCGCCAATGCTCGGCCTGCTCGGGACAGTTTTTGGCATGATCGCGTCATTCAATGTAATCGCCTTCCAGTCGGGGTTGGGCAAACCGACGTTATTGGCCAAAGGCGTCTCCGAAGCCCTTATCACGACCGCGTTCGGGTTGATCGTAGGTATCCCGGTCATGGCTTTCTATTTTTATTTCCGTAATAGGGCCAATGAGATAACCACGGAGATAGAGATAAACGCCAGCGAGGTCGCGCTGATGCTGGCCGGAAAGACAAAGGGATAA
- a CDS encoding tetratricopeptide repeat protein encodes MTARKFRLLFKPLFICFLFICASSFAQDEIILKNGNVIRGSILKTDRYGLSIEVSGQKAVIIVPLTNIDRFRIEAPDSFRTAQDYYLAKKYEQAYPLYLNTIQKYGGLSWGEEAYFKAADCQVKMGDTPKAIELYNSYIGDYPDARSVNKARMNLAALLSGKGDHDNAIKIYDAVIRSKDESNRPGAYYGSAESYFALGAYEQALVDYLRVEVLYYDRSDLVADAKFKSGECYEKLGEDEKALVTYREIIAGFPKSDFAGKSKAKLEKLEKGRKKDAT; translated from the coding sequence ATGACAGCCAGGAAATTTAGATTGCTTTTTAAGCCCTTATTTATCTGCTTTTTATTCATCTGTGCTTCATCTTTTGCGCAGGACGAGATCATATTAAAGAACGGCAACGTTATAAGAGGTTCTATATTAAAGACGGACAGGTACGGATTAAGCATAGAGGTCTCCGGGCAAAAAGCGGTCATAATCGTGCCGTTAACGAATATAGACAGGTTCAGGATAGAGGCGCCGGATTCTTTCCGTACGGCGCAGGATTATTATCTCGCTAAAAAATATGAACAAGCTTACCCGCTTTATTTAAATACTATTCAAAAATACGGGGGGTTAAGCTGGGGCGAGGAGGCTTATTTTAAGGCAGCCGATTGCCAGGTAAAAATGGGAGATACCCCTAAAGCGATAGAACTGTATAATAGCTACATCGGCGATTATCCGGACGCCAGATCGGTAAATAAGGCCAGGATGAACTTAGCGGCTCTTTTATCCGGGAAAGGCGATCATGATAATGCGATCAAGATCTACGACGCGGTGATACGTTCAAAAGATGAATCAAACCGTCCCGGCGCCTATTACGGAAGCGCGGAATCCTATTTTGCCCTGGGCGCATACGAGCAGGCTTTGGTCGATTATCTACGGGTAGAGGTGCTTTATTATGATAGAAGTGATCTGGTCGCGGATGCTAAATTTAAAAGCGGAGAGTGTTATGAGAAGTTAGGTGAAGACGAAAAGGCGCTGGTAACTTACAGGGAGATAATAGCCGGATTTCCTAAAAGCGATTTCGCCGGAAAATCGAAGGCTAAACTGGAGAAACTGGAAAAAGGGAGGAAGAAAGATGCCACGTAG
- a CDS encoding tetratricopeptide repeat protein produces the protein MVKFFLSAILIFFTIFSSMNSAGAETDSELFSQGEKSLNNGEFDSAVKTFQVLINKYPYSKFLPYAIYDQAFAFLETGEYQRAEANFNRINKDFSYLKDLMPKVQFGLAECYLRMGKDDLADSFYSAALSKDRSRVPDVIFSRACVYYKRDKLDLAATFFKKMIEGYPADPRALDAKFMLASIYKEQGKYKKAVDTFKTIPKDSRMGNDACFNLGEIAFKVKNYPKAVEFFRNVRPKSEIFGEKTNLEELARYQMGLAYYEQGKIYETRIVCEDFLERYPGSESIKDVRHLLVIAYLKQKKVDEAVQAFKDYARLDPKGAQKLDVNFFIAESFYERGEYKEAIGFYKKQLAESKDAGSIEKNLSRLGECYFSLNDYAKAEEAYKEYLKTYPDGPSAPQFAFRLAYVFATQNNYASALKLYKMIEEKFPKLEYIDNVIYNIGWCYSKSGESGEALAYFNKFIESYPENKLAPAATYEIGNIYFNNRQYAQAAEYYKKLVERYPQSEAIEAASYRLSVSYLYSAKREEALNELVIFLDKNPTSPLAIEVIGRIYDIYLNQKKYSEGIAAFEELAKKHSQQKAILAELYSCLADLYLISGNSPDAAKTVQKLLSSYDGFSDTPPSGNAAYIIGQVLLEANNGPEAVKFYNDILTKYKDDALTEVSLFGRGQAYLKLKSWRDAIGDFSELISRYPDTKYASRAKLGIANSYYSRDILSEAVKYYKDVVDNYKDETSAEALFKLGDSYFLQKKYAEALPSFQRVAILYSNREELAAESLLKAGECQEKLENRQEARALYEKLAANYPKTEEAKKARERLKAIKR, from the coding sequence ATGGTAAAATTCTTTTTATCTGCGATATTGATTTTTTTCACGATATTCAGTTCCATGAATTCAGCAGGCGCCGAAACAGACAGCGAGTTATTTTCCCAAGGAGAAAAATCTTTAAATAACGGCGAATTCGACAGCGCTGTTAAAACTTTCCAGGTCTTAATAAATAAATATCCTTACAGCAAATTTCTCCCGTATGCCATTTATGACCAGGCCTTCGCTTTTTTGGAAACCGGCGAATACCAGCGTGCAGAAGCGAATTTTAATAGGATCAACAAAGACTTTTCATATTTGAAAGATTTGATGCCGAAAGTCCAGTTTGGATTGGCGGAATGTTATTTAAGGATGGGAAAAGATGATCTGGCGGATTCGTTCTATAGCGCCGCATTATCTAAAGACCGGTCCAGGGTCCCCGATGTGATCTTTAGCAGGGCATGTGTTTATTACAAGCGGGATAAACTGGATTTAGCGGCCACATTTTTTAAAAAAATGATCGAAGGTTATCCGGCCGATCCGAGGGCCTTAGACGCCAAATTCATGCTGGCCAGTATCTATAAAGAGCAGGGAAAATATAAAAAGGCAGTGGATACTTTCAAGACGATCCCCAAGGACTCAAGGATGGGAAACGACGCCTGTTTTAACCTGGGCGAGATCGCGTTTAAGGTCAAGAATTATCCCAAGGCGGTGGAATTTTTCCGCAATGTAAGACCCAAGAGCGAGATCTTCGGGGAAAAAACAAATTTGGAAGAACTCGCCAGGTATCAAATGGGGCTGGCTTATTATGAACAGGGCAAAATATATGAGACGCGGATAGTATGCGAGGATTTTCTGGAAAGATACCCCGGAAGCGAGTCGATAAAAGACGTGCGCCACCTGTTGGTCATCGCTTATTTAAAACAAAAAAAGGTCGACGAGGCGGTCCAGGCATTTAAAGATTACGCGCGCCTTGACCCGAAGGGGGCGCAAAAACTTGATGTAAATTTCTTCATAGCAGAATCCTTTTATGAAAGGGGAGAATACAAAGAGGCGATAGGATTTTATAAAAAGCAGCTTGCGGAATCCAAAGACGCCGGGTCTATCGAAAAGAACCTGTCGAGATTAGGGGAATGCTACTTTAGCCTTAATGACTACGCTAAGGCGGAAGAGGCCTATAAGGAATATCTAAAGACGTATCCGGACGGGCCGTCAGCGCCGCAATTCGCTTTCAGGTTGGCGTATGTCTTCGCGACCCAGAATAATTATGCCTCAGCGCTGAAGCTCTATAAGATGATCGAAGAGAAGTTCCCTAAGTTGGAGTATATAGATAATGTGATCTATAATATAGGGTGGTGTTATTCCAAATCGGGAGAGTCCGGTGAAGCGCTGGCCTATTTTAATAAATTCATAGAGAGCTATCCGGAAAACAAATTGGCGCCGGCCGCTACGTATGAGATCGGGAATATATATTTTAATAACAGGCAATACGCCCAAGCCGCCGAGTATTATAAGAAACTGGTCGAGAGATACCCCCAAAGCGAAGCGATAGAAGCCGCTTCGTACCGGCTCAGCGTAAGTTATCTCTATTCCGCAAAACGGGAGGAGGCGTTGAACGAGCTGGTAATTTTCCTGGATAAGAACCCGACCAGTCCTTTAGCCATTGAAGTCATAGGCAGGATCTACGATATCTATTTGAACCAGAAGAAATACAGTGAAGGGATCGCGGCTTTTGAGGAATTAGCGAAAAAACATTCCCAACAAAAGGCCATCTTGGCGGAATTATACAGTTGCCTCGCAGACCTGTACCTTATTTCCGGAAATTCGCCGGATGCCGCCAAGACCGTGCAGAAATTACTGTCGTCATATGACGGTTTTTCCGATACGCCTCCCTCCGGAAATGCCGCTTATATCATCGGCCAAGTCTTGCTCGAAGCGAATAATGGACCGGAAGCCGTTAAATTTTACAACGATATATTGACCAAATATAAAGATGACGCGCTTACCGAAGTGTCTTTATTCGGGAGGGGCCAAGCCTACCTGAAATTAAAGTCATGGCGGGATGCGATCGGAGATTTCAGCGAATTAATATCCAGATATCCCGATACAAAATACGCAAGCAGGGCCAAATTAGGGATCGCGAATTCCTATTATAGCCGCGATATCCTTAGCGAAGCGGTCAAATATTATAAAGATGTCGTAGATAATTACAAGGATGAGACATCCGCCGAGGCCCTCTTTAAATTAGGCGACAGCTATTTTTTGCAAAAGAAATATGCCGAGGCATTGCCAAGCTTCCAGCGCGTTGCCATACTATATTCGAATCGCGAAGAATTGGCCGCCGAGTCCCTGCTTAAGGCCGGAGAATGCCAGGAAAAACTGGAAAACAGGCAGGAAGCAAGAGCTTTATACGAGAAACTCGCAGCCAATTACCCTAAAACCGAAGAAGCGAAAAAGGCGCGGGAAAGGTTAAAGGCGATAAAGCGATGA
- a CDS encoding electron transfer flavoprotein subunit alpha: protein MADQSNPRECSIRILLDKCTGCTLCVKSCPFAAITMQDKKAVIDFGKCTLCGACVATCKFKAIELTTCKVEPKADLSAYKGVWVFAEQKKGDVQSVVYELLGKGRELANDLGTELACILIGDGMESKTHELFSRGADKVYLVEDPKLKNYMDEPYTNVIVELVKEFKPEILLYGATSIGRSLASRVAVKLYTGLTADCTGLAIDKEKKLLLQTRPAFGGNIMATIVCENYRPQMSTVRHKVFKEAVVDKARAGQVVKKSYPGNLYDSRTKLLEIKEEESTTANLTEANIIVSGGRGLGKPENFKIIEDLAKVLGGAVGASRSAVDAEWIPYSHQVGQTGKTVCPKIYFACGISGQIQHLAGMSSSDIIIAINKDPLAPIFTVATYGIVGDLNEIVPALTQKFKEVLKK, encoded by the coding sequence ATGGCAGACCAAAGTAATCCCCGGGAATGTTCAATACGTATTTTACTCGATAAATGCACGGGATGCACGCTGTGCGTCAAGAGCTGCCCGTTCGCCGCGATAACCATGCAGGATAAGAAGGCCGTCATAGATTTCGGGAAGTGTACGCTCTGCGGCGCCTGCGTGGCGACGTGCAAGTTCAAGGCTATAGAGCTTACCACCTGTAAGGTCGAGCCTAAGGCGGACCTTAGCGCTTACAAGGGCGTCTGGGTATTCGCCGAGCAGAAGAAGGGGGATGTCCAGAGCGTCGTATACGAACTCCTCGGAAAAGGCAGGGAGCTCGCCAATGACCTCGGCACAGAGCTCGCCTGCATCCTGATCGGCGACGGCATGGAAAGCAAAACCCATGAGTTATTCTCCCGCGGCGCGGATAAGGTATATCTCGTCGAGGACCCGAAACTCAAAAATTACATGGACGAGCCTTATACCAATGTCATCGTCGAGCTCGTAAAAGAATTCAAGCCGGAGATATTGCTTTACGGCGCGACCTCTATCGGAAGGTCACTCGCTTCGCGCGTCGCGGTGAAACTTTATACAGGGCTGACCGCGGATTGCACCGGATTGGCCATCGACAAAGAGAAGAAATTGCTTTTGCAGACCCGCCCGGCGTTCGGCGGGAATATCATGGCAACGATCGTCTGCGAGAATTACCGGCCGCAGATGTCGACGGTCCGCCACAAGGTCTTCAAGGAAGCCGTTGTCGACAAGGCTAGGGCCGGCCAGGTAGTAAAGAAGAGTTATCCGGGAAACCTTTACGATTCCCGCACGAAATTGCTGGAGATAAAAGAAGAGGAATCAACTACGGCTAACCTCACCGAGGCGAACATAATCGTCTCTGGCGGCAGGGGGTTGGGAAAGCCGGAAAATTTCAAGATCATTGAAGACTTGGCGAAGGTATTGGGCGGGGCTGTCGGCGCCTCGCGCTCGGCCGTTGACGCCGAATGGATACCGTACTCGCACCAGGTGGGCCAGACAGGAAAGACCGTCTGCCCGAAGATATATTTTGCCTGCGGCATATCCGGGCAGATACAGCATCTGGCCGGCATGTCGTCCTCGGATATCATCATCGCGATAAATAAGGACCCTCTAGCACCGATATTTACAGTTGCCACCTACGGCATAGTAGGCGATTTAAACGAGATCGTCCCTGCACTTACACAGAAATTCAAGGAAGTCCTGAAAAAATAA
- a CDS encoding electron transfer flavoprotein subunit beta/FixA family protein — MNIIVCIKQVPDTQDIRINPETNTLMREGVQSIVNPFDMYAIEEALRIKEKLGGKITVICMGPKQAEEALREAVSMGVDEMALMCDRAFAGSDTWATSYTLAKGIQKLGKFDLIICGKQAIDGDTAQVGPGIAATLDIPQVTYVKKTEEIKENMARFEKMTEEGFEVIETPLPCLITVVKEINIPRLPSLKGKIRAKQAPVTTLTAKDIDAEPEKLGLKGSPTVVKKVFTPPKRTGGQILQGETNEVVAKLVEALKDMVVAAGKT, encoded by the coding sequence GTGAATATCATAGTCTGCATAAAACAGGTCCCTGACACGCAGGATATAAGGATCAATCCCGAGACCAATACGCTGATGCGCGAGGGCGTCCAGTCGATAGTCAATCCTTTCGACATGTACGCCATTGAAGAGGCGCTCAGGATCAAGGAAAAGCTCGGCGGTAAGATCACGGTCATCTGCATGGGCCCGAAACAGGCCGAAGAGGCGCTGCGCGAGGCGGTTTCTATGGGCGTCGACGAGATGGCCCTTATGTGCGACCGCGCGTTCGCCGGCTCTGACACATGGGCGACGAGCTATACTCTCGCGAAGGGCATACAGAAGCTCGGCAAATTCGACCTTATAATCTGCGGAAAGCAGGCGATAGACGGCGACACGGCGCAGGTCGGGCCGGGAATAGCCGCCACCCTCGATATTCCGCAGGTCACATACGTAAAGAAGACGGAAGAGATAAAAGAAAATATGGCGAGGTTCGAGAAGATGACAGAGGAAGGATTCGAGGTCATCGAGACCCCGCTGCCGTGCCTTATCACCGTCGTAAAAGAGATAAATATCCCGCGGCTTCCCTCGTTAAAAGGGAAGATACGCGCCAAACAGGCGCCGGTGACGACGCTGACGGCGAAAGATATCGACGCCGAACCGGAGAAACTCGGGCTGAAGGGTTCCCCGACCGTCGTCAAGAAAGTATTTACGCCGCCAAAAAGGACAGGCGGGCAGATATTGCAGGGCGAGACCAATGAGGTCGTGGCTAAACTCGTCGAGGCGTTAAAAGACATGGTAGTCGCGGCAGGAAAGACATAA
- a CDS encoding acyl-CoA dehydrogenase family protein, protein MDYLLTEQQIMVRDLARKIAKEKIAPVAAEHDEKETFPWDIMKVMAESDLCGVYIEEKYGGLGGGAMELCLVTEELSRACGGIAICFAATALGTYPIILFGNDEQKQKYLPDIASGKKLAAFALTEAGAGSDAGAISTTARKEGDYYVLNGVKQWITNGGEAEIYSVIAMTDRGKGARGASFFIVEKGTPGFDFGKKEKKLGIRASATRELIFNECKVHKDNLLGREGMGFIVAMKTFDKSRPGVAAQAVGIAQGALDHAVKYSRERKQFGKTISSFQGLQFMIADMATQIEAARALTYAVARMVDSGARDVSKESAMVKLFASDTAMKVTTDAIQVLGGYGYMRDYPVEKYMRDAKITQIYEGTNQIQRNIIALEVLKEQLRK, encoded by the coding sequence ATGGATTATTTATTGACCGAACAGCAGATAATGGTGCGCGACCTGGCGCGTAAGATCGCCAAAGAGAAGATAGCGCCTGTCGCTGCCGAGCACGACGAGAAAGAGACCTTCCCGTGGGATATAATGAAGGTCATGGCCGAGTCCGACCTCTGCGGCGTATATATAGAGGAGAAATACGGCGGGCTTGGCGGCGGCGCGATGGAGCTTTGTCTCGTGACCGAGGAGCTCTCGCGCGCGTGCGGCGGCATCGCGATATGCTTCGCGGCGACCGCTCTCGGGACATACCCGATAATATTGTTCGGCAATGACGAGCAGAAACAAAAATACCTTCCTGACATAGCCAGCGGCAAGAAACTTGCCGCTTTTGCTTTGACCGAGGCCGGCGCCGGCTCTGACGCGGGCGCCATATCCACGACCGCAAGGAAAGAGGGCGACTATTACGTCCTGAACGGCGTCAAGCAGTGGATAACCAACGGCGGAGAGGCGGAGATATATTCGGTCATCGCGATGACCGACAGGGGGAAGGGCGCGCGCGGCGCAAGCTTTTTTATAGTCGAAAAAGGTACCCCCGGTTTTGATTTCGGAAAGAAAGAGAAGAAACTCGGCATCCGCGCTTCGGCGACCCGCGAACTCATATTCAATGAGTGCAAGGTCCATAAAGATAACCTGCTCGGGCGGGAGGGCATGGGTTTCATAGTCGCGATGAAGACTTTCGACAAGTCGCGCCCCGGCGTCGCGGCGCAGGCAGTCGGCATAGCGCAGGGCGCGCTCGACCACGCGGTAAAATATTCGCGCGAGCGTAAGCAGTTCGGCAAGACGATTTCGTCGTTCCAAGGGCTCCAGTTCATGATCGCGGACATGGCTACCCAGATAGAGGCGGCACGCGCGCTGACCTATGCCGTTGCGAGGATGGTAGATTCGGGAGCGAGGGATGTTTCGAAGGAATCCGCGATGGTGAAGTTATTCGCGTCGGATACCGCTATGAAGGTCACGACCGACGCGATCCAGGTACTCGGCGGTTACGGTTACATGCGCGATTACCCGGTAGAGAAGTACATGCGCGACGCTAAGATAACCCAGATTTACGAAGGCACCAACCAGATACAACGGAACATAATAGCGCTCGAAGTGCTGAAAGAGCAGTTAAGAAAGTGA